In the Amblyraja radiata isolate CabotCenter1 chromosome 13, sAmbRad1.1.pri, whole genome shotgun sequence genome, one interval contains:
- the agtr1 gene encoding type-1 angiotensin II receptor yields the protein MWWPQMIENTSVLQNPISDFDQNMIETASNDSLGNTSAEANATRCTIGGRHNYIFLMIPIIYTVIFVVGVVGNSMVVIIIYCHLKLTTVANIFLLNLALADLIFVMTLPFWATYTAMEYHWMFGNFLCKTSATVVLLNMNASVFLITCLSVDRYLAIVYPMRSRSRRTLLHARAVCIGVWLLAAIASLPATFFRNTSHYHSWNQTICAFDYPERYRTQWIFVMALLKTLLGFLIPLLIILICYSLIIRSLVQTYQVRRSKPSSNEAFKLIVAVVVSFILCWLPFQVLTFLDMLSRLQIIKNCRLAEIIDTSIPFTICIAYFNSCLNPILYSLVGRNFREKLFLFLRCRRPKLKHHTSLSTKQSSLSYWTTDPSRKQMDTTRRGSP from the coding sequence ATGTGGTGGCCACAGATGATCGAAAACACCAGCGTCCTTCAAAACCCGATCTCCGACTTTGACCAGAACATGATAGAAACCGCGTCCAATGATTCACTGGGGAATACCTCAGCTGAGGCCAATGCCACCCGTTGCACAATAGGGGGAAGGCACAACTATATCTTCCTTATGATCCCTATTATATACACCGTCATCTTTGTGGTGGGGGTTGTGGGAAACAGCATGGTGGTGATCATTATTTACTGCCACCTGAAGTTGACCACAGTTGCCAACATTTTCCTGCTGAACTTGGCACTGGCCGATTTGATCTTCGTGATGACCTTGCCCTTCTGGGCCACCTACACCGCCATGGAGTACCACTGGATGTTCGGAAACTTCCTGTGCAAGACCAGCGCCACAGTGGTGCTACTGAACATGAATGCCAGCGTCTTCCTCATCACCTGCCTCAGCGTGGACCGCTACCTTGCCATCGTGTACCCCATGCGGTCGAGGAGCCGGCGGACCCTGCTCCATGCCCGGGCGGTTTGCATCGGCGTCTGGCTGCTGGCCGCCATTGCCAGCCTTCCCGCCACCTTCTTCCGAAACACCTCCCACTATCACAGCTGGAATCAAACCATCTGTGCGTTCGATTACCCCGAGAGGTACCGGACCCAGTGGATATTTGTTATGGCGCTGCTTAAGACACTGCTGGGCTTTCTAATTCCGCTTCTCATTATTTTGATCTGCTATTCCCTCATCATCAGGAGCTTGGTGCAGACCTATCAGGTGAGAAGAAGCAAGCCATCAAGCAACGAAGCGTTTAAACTCATCGtggctgtcgttgtgtccttcatCTTGTGCTGGCTTCCATTCCAGGTCCTCACCTTCTTGGACATGCTGTCCCGCCTGCAGATTATTAAGAACTGCCGCCTTGCAGAAATCATCGacacttccatccccttcaccatctgcATCGCGTACTTCAACAGCTGCCTCAACCCCATCCTCTACAGCTTGGTTGGCCGTAACTTCAGAGAGAAGCTCTTCCTTTTCCTGAGGTGCAGGAGGCCCAAGTTAAAACACCACACCAGCCTGTCGACCAAACAAAGCTCATTATCGTATTGGACCACAGACCCGTCGAGGAAGCAGATGGACACTACTCGGAGGGGGTCACCATGA